Proteins co-encoded in one Streptomyces diastaticus subsp. diastaticus genomic window:
- a CDS encoding protealysin inhibitor emfourin, with the protein MRIDVRRTGGFSGIERRAGVDTTSLPDAEAWEELAARALETATPAPATGVPDGFAYQLTVDGRSAHFTDPHLTPAQRELVSRVLKEGA; encoded by the coding sequence ATGCGCATCGACGTACGACGCACCGGCGGCTTCTCCGGCATCGAGCGGCGGGCCGGGGTGGACACCACCTCGCTCCCCGACGCCGAGGCATGGGAGGAGCTGGCAGCCCGCGCCCTGGAAACCGCCACCCCCGCCCCGGCCACCGGCGTACCCGACGGCTTCGCCTACCAGCTGACCGTCGACGGCCGCTCGGCCCACTTCACCGACCCGCACCTGACCCCCGCGCAGCGGGAGCTGGTCTCCCGGGTGCTGAAGGAGGGAGCGTAG
- the ybeY gene encoding rRNA maturation RNase YbeY: MSIDVNNESGTEVDERAILDIARYALARMRIHPLSELSVIVVDPEAMEQLHVQWMDLPGPTDVMSFPMDELRPPAKDEEEPPQGLLGDIVLCPDVARQQGQDAPTQHSMDEELQLLTVHGVLHLLGYDHEEPGEKAEMFGLQQAIVDGWREENGLTGPSPAPTVS, from the coding sequence ATGTCGATCGACGTCAACAACGAGTCAGGAACCGAGGTCGACGAGCGCGCGATCCTCGACATCGCCCGGTACGCGCTGGCGAGGATGCGCATCCACCCGCTCTCGGAACTCTCGGTGATCGTCGTCGACCCCGAGGCGATGGAGCAGCTGCACGTCCAGTGGATGGACCTGCCGGGGCCCACCGACGTGATGTCCTTCCCGATGGACGAACTGCGTCCGCCGGCCAAGGACGAGGAGGAGCCCCCGCAGGGCCTGCTCGGCGACATCGTGCTCTGCCCGGACGTCGCCCGGCAGCAGGGGCAGGACGCGCCGACCCAGCACTCCATGGACGAGGAACTGCAGCTCCTCACCGTCCACGGCGTGCTGCACCTGCTCGGCTACGACCACGAGGAGCCCGGTGAGAAGGCCGAGATGTTCGGTCTCCAGCAGGCCATCGTGGACGGCTGGCGTGAGGAGAACGGGCTGACCGGCCCCTCTCCGGCCCCGACCGTCTCATGA
- a CDS encoding MmcQ/YjbR family DNA-binding protein yields MSAADGRLDAEGLRAFCLSFGAAVEEFPFHPETSVFKVEGKVFALSDLGADPLKISLKCDPDEAVRLRAAHPEIVPGRHLNKRHWNTVTVPPLPARQLREMIEDSYDLVVAGLPRAVRLRLDRP; encoded by the coding sequence GTGAGCGCGGCTGACGGGCGGCTCGACGCGGAGGGGCTGCGGGCCTTCTGTCTCTCCTTCGGCGCGGCCGTGGAGGAGTTCCCCTTCCATCCGGAGACCTCCGTCTTCAAGGTCGAGGGCAAGGTCTTCGCCCTCAGTGACCTCGGCGCCGATCCGCTGAAGATCTCCCTCAAGTGCGACCCGGACGAGGCGGTACGCCTGCGCGCGGCCCACCCGGAGATCGTCCCCGGCCGGCACCTGAACAAGCGCCACTGGAACACGGTCACCGTGCCGCCCCTCCCGGCCCGCCAGCTCCGCGAAATGATCGAGGACTCCTACGACCTGGTGGTGGCGGGGTTGCCCCGGGCGGTCCGCCTCCGCCTCGACCGGCCCTGA
- the era gene encoding GTPase Era, which translates to MSAPSSSVTPAHRAGFACFVGRPNAGKSTLTNALVGQKVAITSNRPQTTRHTVRGIVHRPDAQLILVDTPGLHKPRTLLGERLNDVVRTTWAEVDVIGFCLPADQKLGPGDRFIAKEIAGIKKTPKVAVVTKTDLVDGKQLAEQLIAVDQLAAELGFEWAEIIPVSAVKGDQVQLLTDLLAPLMPEGPALYPEGDLTDEPEQVMVAELIREAALEGVRDELPHSIAVVVEEMLPREDRPADRPLLDIHANVFIERPSQKGIIIGPKGKRLKEVGVKSRKHIEALLGTPVFLDLHVKVAKDWQRDPKQLRRLGF; encoded by the coding sequence ATGAGCGCCCCCTCCTCCTCCGTCACCCCCGCGCACCGCGCGGGCTTCGCGTGCTTCGTCGGCCGTCCGAACGCGGGCAAGTCCACCCTGACGAACGCACTCGTCGGGCAGAAGGTCGCGATCACCTCCAACCGGCCGCAGACGACCCGCCACACCGTGCGCGGCATCGTCCACCGGCCTGATGCGCAGCTGATCCTGGTCGACACCCCCGGCCTCCACAAGCCGCGCACCCTCCTCGGCGAGCGGCTCAACGACGTGGTCCGCACCACCTGGGCCGAGGTCGACGTCATCGGCTTCTGCCTGCCCGCCGACCAGAAGCTCGGCCCCGGCGACCGCTTCATCGCCAAGGAGATCGCCGGGATCAAGAAGACCCCGAAGGTCGCCGTGGTCACCAAGACCGACCTGGTGGACGGAAAGCAGCTGGCCGAGCAGCTCATCGCCGTCGACCAGCTCGCCGCCGAGCTGGGCTTCGAGTGGGCGGAGATCATCCCGGTCTCCGCCGTCAAGGGCGACCAGGTCCAGCTGCTGACCGACCTCCTGGCCCCACTGATGCCGGAGGGCCCCGCGCTCTACCCCGAAGGCGACCTCACCGACGAACCCGAGCAGGTCATGGTCGCCGAACTGATCCGCGAGGCCGCCCTGGAGGGTGTCCGCGACGAGCTGCCGCACTCCATCGCCGTGGTGGTCGAGGAGATGCTGCCGCGCGAGGACCGCCCCGCCGACAGGCCGCTGCTCGACATCCACGCCAACGTCTTCATCGAGCGCCCCAGCCAGAAGGGGATCATCATCGGCCCCAAGGGCAAGCGGCTGAAGGAGGTCGGCGTGAAGTCCCGCAAGCACATCGAGGCACTGCTCGGCACCCCCGTCTTCCTCGACCTGCACGTCAAGGTCGCCAAGGACTGGCAGCGCGACCCCAAGCAGCTCCGCCGCCTGGGCTTCTGA
- a CDS encoding hemolysin family protein has protein sequence MIGGLLTGAVLLVVVAWLAACAEAGLARVSSFRAEGAVRAGRRGSAGLAQVAEDPTRYLNVALLVRVACEMAAAALVTYVCVERISATWQALLVAIAVMVLVSYVAVGVSPRTIGRQHPLNTATAAAYVLLPLARVMGPVPKLLILLGNALTPGKGFRQGPFASEAELRALVDLAEKEQLIEDEERRMVHSVFELGDTLVREVMVPRTDLVSIERYKTIRQALTLALRSGFSRIPVTGESEDDVVGVVYLKDLARKTHISRDAESELVSGAMRPAVFVPDTKNAGDLLREMQQQRNHVAVVIDEYGGTAGIVTIEDILEEIVGEITDEYDRELPPVEELGEGRCRVTARLDIGDLGQLYGLESFDDEDVETVGGLLAKALGRVPIAGAGAVVPLPDGRGLRLTAEDSAGRRNKVATVLVEPLDQHEAAEAVAAEEEREDTW, from the coding sequence ATGATCGGCGGCCTGCTCACCGGCGCCGTCCTGCTGGTCGTCGTCGCCTGGCTGGCCGCCTGCGCCGAGGCCGGGCTCGCCCGCGTCTCCAGCTTCCGTGCGGAGGGCGCCGTCCGGGCCGGGCGGCGCGGCAGCGCCGGACTCGCCCAGGTCGCCGAGGACCCCACGCGCTACCTCAACGTCGCCCTGCTCGTCCGGGTCGCCTGCGAGATGGCCGCCGCCGCCCTCGTGACCTACGTCTGCGTCGAGCGGATCAGCGCCACCTGGCAGGCGCTGCTCGTCGCCATCGCGGTCATGGTCCTGGTCAGCTACGTGGCGGTCGGTGTCTCCCCCCGCACGATCGGCCGCCAGCACCCGCTCAACACGGCCACGGCCGCCGCGTACGTCCTGCTGCCGCTCGCCCGTGTCATGGGGCCGGTCCCCAAGCTGCTGATCCTGCTCGGCAACGCCCTCACCCCCGGCAAGGGCTTCCGGCAGGGCCCCTTCGCCAGTGAGGCGGAGCTGCGGGCGCTGGTCGACCTCGCCGAGAAGGAGCAGCTCATCGAGGACGAGGAGCGCCGCATGGTGCACTCCGTCTTCGAACTCGGCGACACCCTCGTCCGCGAGGTGATGGTGCCCCGGACCGACCTGGTCTCCATCGAGCGGTACAAGACGATCCGCCAGGCCCTCACCCTCGCCCTGCGCTCCGGCTTCTCACGGATACCGGTGACCGGGGAGAGCGAGGACGACGTCGTGGGCGTCGTCTACCTCAAGGACCTCGCCCGCAAGACCCACATCAGCCGCGACGCCGAGTCGGAGCTGGTCTCCGGCGCGATGCGGCCCGCCGTCTTCGTCCCCGACACCAAGAACGCCGGTGACCTGCTGCGCGAGATGCAGCAGCAGCGCAACCACGTCGCCGTGGTGATCGACGAGTACGGCGGCACCGCCGGGATCGTCACCATCGAGGACATCCTGGAGGAGATCGTCGGCGAGATCACCGACGAGTACGACCGGGAGCTGCCGCCCGTCGAGGAGCTGGGGGAGGGCCGCTGCCGGGTCACCGCCCGGCTCGACATCGGCGACCTCGGACAGCTCTACGGCCTGGAGTCCTTCGACGACGAGGACGTGGAGACGGTCGGCGGCCTGCTCGCCAAGGCGCTCGGCCGGGTGCCGATCGCCGGGGCGGGTGCCGTGGTGCCGCTGCCCGACGGGCGCGGCCTGCGGCTCACCGCCGAGGACTCGGCCGGCCGCCGGAACAAGGTCGCGACGGTCCTCGTGGAACCGCTCGACCAGCACGAGGCGGCGGAGGCCGTCGCCGCCGAGGAGGAACGGGAGGACACCTGGTGA
- a CDS encoding serine/threonine-protein kinase — translation MFDLTGSGAKPLLPDDPAWIGGIPLAGRLGTGGMGRVFLGVHEGRYVAVKQVLPSVAGEDQDFVRRFGHELDNLSRLPGEATAPLIASDRDARPPWLATAYVPGLTLSDAVRRHQGPLPAEAVWLLLREAAKGLVPVHGLGMVHRDLKPSNVMLTVEGATVIDFGVARATEQSQLTRSGMVVGTPAYMAPEQAVTRRDLTGAVDVFALGSVLAYAAGGKPPFGEESGPAVLYRIVHEEPGLEAVQELDTALADLVTACLAKDPEARPTAAELVRRATGRGPSTAPLWPDSFSADLAEKAAFAANVQELDPPPPVSVETLDLGEKARPKPPGERRRRNRVFLAVVPVVVAGGATLAVQLLPHTFGADDPAGAAPSSSASSPATPGAGPSASASPAKSAKGQEEEKDGEKDEGGEKGEKDEGADQGTGKGDDSGNGADAPAPGTGDKGDGSGGSSSSGGGDGGGGPGPTEDSDEGAEPPSGAHRYRNGENSKCLAAPFNSPPTTAGCNGSGTVWAFRPLSDGSFEIVHESGRSCLSSGAGGILLLSCNQDESRRWRTGSGGTLVSVGTGGCLGTVNGSRVTTTHCAGTPSQRWTAL, via the coding sequence GTGTTCGACCTGACCGGCAGCGGGGCCAAGCCGCTGCTACCGGACGACCCGGCGTGGATCGGCGGGATTCCCCTCGCCGGACGGCTGGGCACCGGCGGGATGGGGCGCGTCTTCCTCGGCGTCCACGAGGGGCGGTACGTCGCGGTCAAACAGGTGCTGCCGTCGGTCGCGGGCGAGGACCAGGACTTCGTCCGCCGCTTCGGGCACGAGCTGGACAACCTCTCCCGGCTGCCCGGGGAGGCCACCGCCCCGCTGATCGCCAGCGACCGCGACGCCCGTCCCCCGTGGCTCGCCACCGCCTACGTGCCCGGGCTCACCCTCAGCGACGCCGTCCGGAGGCACCAGGGCCCGCTGCCCGCCGAGGCGGTGTGGCTGCTGCTGCGCGAGGCCGCCAAGGGGCTCGTCCCGGTGCACGGCCTCGGCATGGTCCACCGGGACCTGAAGCCGTCCAACGTGATGCTGACGGTCGAGGGCGCGACGGTCATCGACTTCGGCGTGGCCCGGGCCACCGAGCAGAGCCAGCTGACCCGCAGCGGCATGGTGGTCGGCACCCCTGCCTACATGGCCCCGGAACAGGCCGTCACGCGGCGCGACCTGACCGGCGCCGTCGACGTGTTCGCGCTGGGGTCGGTCCTCGCGTACGCGGCCGGCGGCAAGCCGCCCTTCGGCGAGGAGTCCGGCCCCGCCGTCCTGTACCGCATCGTGCACGAGGAACCCGGGCTGGAGGCGGTTCAGGAGCTGGACACCGCCCTCGCCGACCTCGTCACCGCCTGCCTCGCCAAGGACCCCGAGGCCCGCCCCACCGCGGCCGAGCTGGTCCGGCGCGCCACGGGGCGCGGACCGTCCACCGCGCCCCTGTGGCCGGACTCCTTCAGCGCCGACCTGGCGGAGAAGGCGGCCTTCGCGGCGAACGTCCAGGAGCTGGACCCCCCACCGCCCGTCTCCGTGGAGACACTCGACCTGGGCGAGAAGGCCCGCCCGAAGCCCCCCGGCGAGCGGCGGCGCCGCAACCGCGTGTTCCTCGCCGTCGTCCCCGTCGTCGTGGCGGGCGGAGCGACCCTCGCCGTCCAGTTGCTCCCCCACACCTTCGGCGCCGACGACCCCGCCGGCGCCGCCCCTTCCTCCAGTGCCTCGTCCCCCGCCACACCGGGCGCCGGCCCGTCCGCCTCGGCGTCACCCGCGAAGTCGGCGAAGGGCCAAGAGGAGGAGAAGGACGGGGAGAAGGACGAGGGCGGGGAGAAGGGAGAGAAGGACGAGGGCGCCGACCAGGGCACGGGCAAGGGGGACGACTCGGGGAACGGAGCCGACGCCCCCGCCCCGGGCACCGGGGACAAGGGCGACGGCTCCGGCGGCTCCAGCTCCTCCGGCGGCGGTGACGGCGGGGGTGGTCCCGGCCCGACCGAAGACTCCGACGAGGGTGCCGAGCCGCCCTCCGGCGCCCACCGCTACCGCAACGGCGAGAACAGCAAATGCCTCGCCGCCCCGTTCAACAGCCCTCCCACCACCGCCGGCTGCAACGGCTCCGGCACGGTCTGGGCCTTCCGCCCTCTCTCCGACGGCTCCTTCGAGATCGTCCACGAGTCGGGTCGTTCCTGCCTCTCCTCCGGCGCCGGAGGCATCCTGCTCCTCTCCTGCAACCAGGATGAGAGCCGCCGCTGGCGCACTGGCTCAGGGGGCACCCTCGTCAGCGTGGGCACCGGCGGCTGCCTCGGCACGGTGAACGGCTCCCGCGTCACCACCACCCACTGCGCCGGCACCCCCTCCCAACGCTGGACGGCCCTGTGA
- a CDS encoding PhoH family protein: MTQTPTGPSPARGQARAQFTVPARHPMVTVLGSGDALLRVIEKAFPAADIHVRGNEISATGDPVEVALVQRLFDEMMLVLRTGQPMTEDAVERSIAMLRASEEGTGSEETPAEVLTQNILSSRGRTIRPKTLNQKRYVDAIDKHTVIFGIGPAGTGKTYLAMAKAVQALQSKQVNRIILTRPAVEAGERLGFLPGTLYEKIDPYLRPLYDALHDMLDPDSIPRLMAAGTIEVAPLAYMRGRTLNDAFIILDEAQNTNPEQMKMFLTRLGFESKIVITGDVTQVDLPTGTRSGLRQVQDILEGVDDVHFSRLTSEDVVRHKLVGRIVEAYEKYDSRDGR, translated from the coding sequence ATGACGCAGACACCTACAGGACCGAGCCCCGCGCGAGGGCAGGCGCGAGCCCAGTTCACCGTTCCGGCGAGGCACCCGATGGTGACCGTGCTGGGCTCCGGAGACGCGCTGCTGCGCGTGATCGAGAAGGCCTTCCCGGCGGCAGACATCCATGTCCGGGGCAACGAGATCAGCGCGACCGGCGACCCGGTGGAGGTCGCCCTGGTCCAGCGGCTGTTCGACGAGATGATGCTGGTGCTCCGCACCGGTCAGCCGATGACGGAGGACGCAGTGGAACGCTCGATCGCCATGCTGAGGGCGAGCGAGGAGGGCACGGGCTCCGAGGAGACCCCGGCCGAGGTGCTGACCCAGAACATCCTCTCCTCGCGCGGCCGCACCATCCGCCCGAAGACGCTCAACCAGAAGCGGTACGTCGACGCCATCGACAAGCACACCGTGATCTTCGGCATCGGCCCCGCCGGTACCGGCAAGACCTACCTGGCGATGGCCAAGGCGGTGCAGGCGCTCCAGTCCAAGCAGGTCAACCGCATCATCCTGACCCGGCCGGCCGTCGAGGCGGGGGAGCGGCTGGGCTTCCTGCCCGGCACGCTCTACGAGAAGATCGACCCGTACCTGCGCCCGCTCTACGACGCGCTGCACGACATGCTCGACCCCGACTCCATCCCCCGTCTCATGGCGGCCGGGACCATCGAGGTCGCCCCCCTGGCGTACATGCGCGGCCGGACGCTGAACGACGCGTTCATCATTCTCGACGAGGCGCAGAACACCAACCCGGAACAGATGAAGATGTTCCTCACCCGGCTGGGCTTCGAGTCGAAGATCGTCATCACCGGTGACGTCACCCAGGTCGACCTGCCGACCGGCACCAGGAGCGGTCTGCGCCAGGTGCAGGACATTTTGGAGGGCGTGGACGACGTCCACTTCTCCCGCCTCACCTCGGAGGACGTGGTCCGGCACAAGCTGGTCGGCCGTATCGTCGAGGCGTACGAGAAGTACGACAGCCGGGACGGCCGCTGA
- a CDS encoding cytidine deaminase — MTESTELPPEDRKIVTLARSARARNGVPEGAAVRDETGRTYVAGTVSLDSLQLSALRTAVAMAVASGARSLEAAAVVTTADTLPAEDHTAVTDLGGPETPILRATPDGTVQQTHTTA; from the coding sequence ATGACCGAGAGCACCGAGCTGCCCCCCGAGGACCGCAAGATCGTGACCCTGGCCCGCTCGGCCCGGGCCCGTAACGGGGTGCCGGAGGGAGCCGCCGTCCGTGACGAGACCGGCCGCACCTATGTCGCCGGCACCGTCTCCCTCGACTCCCTCCAGCTCAGCGCCCTGCGCACCGCGGTCGCCATGGCCGTCGCCTCCGGCGCCCGCTCCCTGGAGGCCGCCGCCGTCGTCACCACCGCCGACACCCTCCCCGCTGAGGACCACACCGCCGTGACCGACCTCGGCGGCCCCGAGACCCCGATCCTGCGCGCCACCCCCGACGGCACAGTCCAGCAGACCCACACCACAGCCTGA